Within the Oncorhynchus mykiss isolate Arlee chromosome 4, USDA_OmykA_1.1, whole genome shotgun sequence genome, the region AATACATCTGCCAATTTCTCTGGACCCATGTGTGGCAGTGCGCAAGGGGAGGGGTTACAGGTACCCTCGCGGGTACTAAGATGATGCAGCATGCCAAACTTGAGCCTGCATGCAACAGAGAGGTATGGTTCTCGGAGGGAGTGAGCAGCAGGTTTGTTGAGAGGAGGTCGAGAAAGTGTGCATTCAGAGCCCAATCTACCGATCAAGTAAATGTTaacatgggctaattgactgaCTCTCAGGGAGTGACATATAACAATGGGAAAACTGTTGATGCACTACCAAGTTTAGACATTGCACCGGTGTTCTACTGTTTCAACTCTCAACAGCAAGTTGAGACCGCGATTGATTTTTGCTGGAGGGGGATTGCAGAGATCCAGACATCGGTGTCCTCATATGTAGCTACGGCCCTGGCAGCAACTGAGGCCACAGCAAAGGTAAAAGTGATCTACCGTACAAAATCAAATGTTGGAAGATCTTTAGTGGGCGACCCTCTAGCAATGTAATAACTCATGAGTGGGTCGAGGATGTAAAAGGTGTTTGCGTTATATCACAGCTACCCAGTCGGGGGATTtcttttgatttgttttatttggaagggtgacaggtagcctagtggttagagtattgggccagtaactgaaaggttgctggattaaaTCCCTgaggtgacaaggtaaaaatattatcgttctgcccatgaacaaggctgttaacccactgttccccggtaggcagtctttgtgaaataagaatttgttcttaactggcttgcctagttaaataaacaagaGATAAAATACAGACCTTCTAGTGTTTGTTCTAACCCAGAGAGTAGGTTGGAGGTTAGCTGGCTGTGATCTCAAGACCTTTGAAGATGAGTATAATACACTCAGAAATGTATTTCCTGAAAATGTCAAAGATAAAGCATTATGTAGACTTAAAGAAAATGATTAGACCAAGTCCTAACCCATCTTCCCTAGATGTACAGCCCTTCACTGGGTTGATAAGGGAACTTCTCAGGGAAAATCTAAATCACATCATGAGGTGCAGGATCCAGTTGATTGTGAAACCACATTGGTTATGAATCAGACAGACCCAATACTAGTACAGCTACTTGAAGCTGTTCAAACTCATCATAAAACACTTGTGGATGACGTGGCTAAACAACCAATTTGTTTAAAATGTTAATGTTCTAGCCACATAGCCAGGTGTTGTAACCAGAATGTGAACCCCAACCTAGCAAGGGGGCAGGAGCCAAACCATGCCAGCTCGGCCGAGGGCCGCGTGTCGATTGTGGAAAACCGACACGGTTTAAGATACAAACTGTTTGATTGATACAGGTTCCACGGGGTTCATTATCACAGAAAGTTTCTTTAAAGAAACCTACACCTTGAAGCTGATAGTGTAGGTCTGCTGTCAGATTGTAGTTGGCTTGTGCTGAGGCAGAAAAGGGTCTAGACATTCCTTATGTAGTCAACCTAGAGTTGGATGTAGtgtagccgcactgcttcttgacacactgctcacttaacccggaagccagctgcgcCAACGTGTCGGAAGAAACACTatacaactggcgaccgtgtcagcatacatgtgcctggcccgccacaaggagttgctagagcgcaatgggacaaggacatcccaggcGGCCAACCCCTCCCCTAAACCGGACAAACCTGGGCCAATTGTACTCCGCattatgggtctcccggtcgcggccggctgcaacatcgaacccgggtctgtagtgacgcctcaaacaCTGCAATACAATGCCTTAGACTGCTACCCATTTCGGGAGGCTGAAACAGGGAATTCTGTCATGCCTGCTCccactcttccccccccccccggacGCACGAGGGCGCCGGGCTCCCCGgtattacgcactcctgccaccatcattacgcacacctgcttccCTCGTCACGAGCATCAGCGATTTATTGgattcacctggactcaatcacctgtttattacctcccctatatttgtcagttccccagctctgttcccctctGCTGCATTGATTGCCGTCTGTCTTTGTATATCCGTGTGCTGATGCTGTTCCTGTCTTGATCCATGTCTGCTCCTaattaaatgttgactccccgtacctgcttctcgacTCCAGCGTTGGTCCTTATAGAATTCTAGTGGTCAAGGACTCCATGGACCCAGATACcagggagagaaaaggggaggttCCAGGACTAGTGGGAATGAATGTAATTCAAAATGATTATATTATCAGCATTCTCAAGCAGCATCATGGTCCAAAGTACTGCCAGATACCAGTGTGAAGCCACATTTAGGCAGGCCTTAGAGGTATGTTGAGCCTAGGACAAACAGGACAACAAGTTTGTAAATCTTCTCTCCCCTGCACACCTTTTAATCCCACTATGAAGTTGGTCTCAGCCACTGGCTGCCAGGTTGGGCTGAGCCCAGGGGCACCAGTACTATTAGAACCTTTGACACTAGAGGAAGGTGACTTACCAGCGGGTATCTTAATCACCAGTGCCTTTATAGTTTAAGAAACAGGCCAGTTAATAATGGCAGTTATGGATGTGGGGGTAGAGAATGTGTATCTGGAACCAGGTATGCATTTAGCTTCCACCCAGTCAGCAGAGGTGGTGTTTAGCAGTTCAGAAACAGAGGTTATGTTTACAGATATTCCTGATGAGAGTAGGTCTACTGTATTCATAGATTATCAGGGAGACTTGCAGTCCGTATTCCTCACCTATAGTCATTGTTATGAGGAAGGGTGGCTCAATAAAGATGTGGATGGATTACAGGAGAATGAATGCTACAACGAGATGAGATGCTTACCCACTCCCAAGAATTGAACAATCCTGGATGCACTGAGTGGCACCTGCTGGTTCCCCACGCTGGAGCTGGTGAGTGGCTTCAACCATGTGGaggtggcagagaaagacaaACACAAAACTGCTTTTTTCCCCGGATGCCTGCGACACGGGACTAGGGGCCCAGGTACACGATAGAGAGGAGCAAAAAATTAAATAACAAActtaaaaaaacatcaacaatatGACCATACATATTTGTGTGCGTCACATTAAGCGACTGAGCTTGAGCGGGAGGTTTGTTGAGAGGCAGCCTCATGTACAGGCCGGCGGGTTTATTTAAAGTGTGCATTCAGAGCCTCAGATCCTATCACGGTTTTAATTTATTCCCAGTATTTATTGACATCTATTCCTGTATCATGGTATGACCCAGTAGCTTATTTGCATCATAGTCTTATATCCTAGTAGCACCCTCAAGTTCAACACTATGTGCCCTGTCTTTGTATCGCTCATTCTTTTTGTTAACAATTATGAATTATTGTGTAATTCAGAGTTTGAGTAGATTTACCCATGCAGCACGTCAGGTGTAAAAGATTCATCTGGAGTTCATTGTGCTTTATGCagctagctctcacagtctcacgttaGAATTAAAAGTTcgtccatgtttctcaaatgtaaaatattgaAGTTGTTGAAAATGTAACATTTCTAAGTGTTTaatgttaaggttaggcattaacgccgaatggttaaggtaagtgttaaggtttgggataggcttaaaacaaaaatctcaaaaacatCTTTCTATCGCTGGCTttcaacttgcaacctttggaatcagaagCAGATGTGTACACCGATCCACCATCCCCAATGCCCTTGCAAATCCGAaatctacttgaaggtaacagcgctcactgttgcccctagtggccagtttccacatcatctcccgaCTCTCAAGCAAACTTTCACTgaatagtacagacagtagatgaTTCACTTGTATTTCAAATCTAACAGATGAGGTACTTATACTGGCGTCTTATAAAATTAAACCATAATTGActtgtaatatactgtacattcctGCAGATATACATATAGCGTGTAGTCTACAGCCTCATTGCACACACATTTGCTACAGTCCATTATCACCATGAAGATTTTGTTGCACCTCTTGACCGAAGAAGACTATGCTATATTTACAGCTTACATTTTGGTCTGAGTCAATCAAATCAgtgatacagtatacacatcATAGTCTAGTTTTGCTGCACAATTTACTTTTTTATgtgctgtacatacagtatattgtcaggagAAAATATTATGGTATAAAACATCACACCAGACACCTGTTTATagttatttaaatgttttcctcacctTATAACATAAAATACACTCTAGGCAAAGCTCACATTTTTTGAATTTTATTTACAACcacataaaataaatacaaaaatcaaACTGACATATTTACAAATATTGAAAGTCACaaatattttctggattttgttttggTCACTTCGGTCAGTGTGGTTTCAATAACCCAAACAATGTATGATGAATCACATTATATTAAGATGATCACATGATCACAAAAAGCCAATTCAGGACCATCTCACTGAGGAGCGACAAGACTGCTGAAAATTAGGTTGCGTTGCATTTGATTTCCTTCTAGTGCACACCATGAACAAATACAACATGTTGGCTTGGTTTACCAGAGGACAATAAATCAAGCTCAAAGTTTCAGTCCTGTTACACCTACTGCATCATATTAACCCATACTTATAGAATCAAGCCAAGCCTAACAATATTTTTTAGACACTGCATTATTTTAGGACGGAACAGTTTCAGTGTCATCCTTTCTCTGCCACTGAGTAGCTGAGTGGTGATCAATCAATCAGGCAGTACTGCCCCCATCCAGATAGCTGTGCATTGCGATGGCTGGGACTTCTTGGGCTCGTCTTCTTGAGCCAGAGCCACACTTAGAGCATATCAGATAAAATATCTCCACCACATTCAGCAGCAGAGATACACAAGCCACCACCAGCATGAAGATGATGAAGATGGTCTTCTCTGTTGGTCGTGACATGAAGCATTCTACAGTGAACGGACAGGGAGCTCTGCTGCATTCAATTTTGGGGTCCAGAATAAACCCATACAAGTAATACTGACCCACTATAAACGCTATCTCAAGCAGAATCCTGAAGAATATATTGACTGTGTAACTAGCCAGCAATTCACCTTTGATTTTGACATGACCCTTCTCATCAGAATACTTAGGCATTTTCCCCATCTCATTGCCTGCCTGACTCAGCCATTGCCTCAGTTTGTTCTCCTTGTGGATGACGTGCATGACATGTCCCAGGTACACCAACGTTGGGGTGGAGACGAAGATGATCTGAAGGACCCAGAAGCGGATGTGGGAGATGGGGAAGGCATGGTCGTAGCACACGTTCTTACAACCAGGCTGTTTGGTATTGCAAATCATATTGGACTGCTCATCGCCCCACACCTTCTCCGCCCCTGCTCCGAGGACCATGATCCTGAAGATAAACAGGACGGTCATCCAAACCTTTCCAATGACCGTGAAGTGCGACTGCACCTTGTCCAGCAGCGACGACAGGAATCCCCACTCTCCCATTTTTTTGCTCTGGCTAGAAAGACGTAGgaaaaaaacataaatgtatACGTTTGGGAAAACAAAGCGAAAGGTTCAGTTACACTATTGGCGACATTCTGACAAATGATTGGAAATCTATGATGAGAATGAATGAAAAAAAATACCAGAGAAGATGAACAGAGAGCAGACTGTGTTACGGAGAGAAGAACACCAGCGCTTTATGGGATGGTAAGGCTATTTCTTTGAGTAAAGTAAGCTATAAAACACATGGCCTAAATGGAGAGATTCCACTGTCTGTTATCAAGAGATTAAGTATATCAGTCAAAATCTGATGTATAATATTTTAGCATCAGACATTATAATTCAGTTTTTCAATAGGAAAATatataactttttttattttttatatgtgCAGTGCATTACAGTCAGACCCAACATTATTGGTATCCTTGATAAATGCACActctataaaataaataatacaaatgctaagctacagtatattgtaatattattttatactaatagaATTGCTCAGAGATTTTGTTAAACAAGTTAAAAAATCTAATgttaaaaaatctaataaaagaTACTGGTCAAAATGACTGGCAACCCTGTTTTCAATagctttcaatacctcaccttgcgaggatgATGGCACTAAAcatgtcctggtacttggtaaagGGCCCAAGGACCAGTGAGaggcaaaatagccccataacatcaaagatccaccaccaacatatttgatgttatggggctatttcacttccactggtcctggggccatTGTTAATAAGGTCATacgcatcatgaactttacccagtaccaggacattttagacCTGGTTGCCTCTGCAAGGAGGCTAAAAGGGACAAAAAGTgcatcttccagcaagacaataaccccaagcaaacatcaaaatccacaaagaaatggttccttgacaacaaaatcatctcagcctccggacttgaaccccgttgaaaacctgtggtttgaattgaagaggggaTCCCAAAAGcacagacgaaggatatcaaggatctggattctgtatggaggaatggtctaagatacCTCCCAATGTGATCTCTAATCTAAATCTCTAAACTACTGtatatctctttctctgagcaattgtcaTAGAATAAAATAATTTCTATATTTGTTTGAGAattacaatatagctcagtatttcaTACTCCCTTTtcttgctcatctttatcaagggtgccaataatgaTGGGCCCGACTGTACATTCTGTTTtgagtataattttttttttttacaaattatttcgATTTATTTGTATGATATGCCCAAAGTATGTAAGTGTAAAATGTCCCAAATACCACAAAATCATTATTTCAATAAAAACTCAAACTTTTGTTTCTAGGTTAATTAAAGATATGTTTAAGCCTAGGTTATCCCTCTTACAATGGTTCAAGCGTATCCAGAAATCATTTTGCTTTTGGTGATATTAGATTAGCATTCTTATGTGTTTTCATGTAAAGGGAAAACAACAAAATAGTTCATAAAATATGTCTTACCTTTATACAGACACCTGGGCAGAACACAATATCCACCAGTTGTAAGTGGCAAATGTTCAAACGCTATGTACTGCTACTAGTTTACCTTGAACTTCAGTTCTGTCGAATTACACAATTGTCTTGTCGTGCGAGCTGACACGTTGTGCTTGGAAATGATACATCTTCTGTTTAGAATTATGTGTTCCTGGGAATGACTGTACAAGTTAATAAATGGCAAAACAATGATAAGGTACATTTTAATGTTGAGTCATTTTGTATTTCCAAATGAGCCAGTAATAACCATGAAATTGCATTGTAATCTAAGCCATAGCCTTTGCTAATGATTCTCATTGACAATGTGGGTGGTCCAGGTCTAGGTAGGCAAAGGGTAATATAAGTTCATGAAATCTTAAATCAATAttttgggggaggagggggttttCTTTGGATAGTTTTCAGAGTATACCGTATGAAATTGTATTTGTGTTGTTGACAATGCTCTCTCAGAATATGTGCCATGATTGACATTAATAGAGTTCTGGCAAAAATAAGGATACTTATTTTATTATACTATAGCTATAAGCCCCTTTATTGTGAGGGTTGGAGGATGTGCCATTCTTCATTTTCAAGTTGTGCCTATAGCAATATTTTCATATGCAGTCTTGCACTCCTAGAACATTTATCTGGATTGGTATTTTGGCAAAGTTCTGGTATGATAACAAGCCACTTTATTTTGAGGGTTGGgagacatacagatgtaggatcttaatttgagccagtttactacagcaggaaaataatcctgcagcaacaggaaatgtgaattattaggtggattataattaatggatttttttgtaggggttgataaacCTTAAATACACTACAGCAAgaaaatagtgatcaaattaaaTCTTGTTCTTCAGTGATGTTCATTTAAAAGCAATATTTCCATAAATGCTGTCCTAAGAGACTCAACTATTCATGTGTATTATTGTAACATGTTTCAGTGATTGTTTGATGAGTTTTCAGTCTCTAAGGTTCATGCAACCACCATTAATACAAAcatttaaaacattattttttttacaatatattttatttattccttcaaaaaaaataaacactgcATATCTAGATTGTATTTTAGTTGTTAACATTCATCAGGCAATATACAAATAATTTCAAGACCCCAGGTGGtagggattttggcaatgaggccctttatcaaCTTCtccatgctagcagatacccatagacttccagtcattgtgctaacgctagttagcatggGCTCACTaaacctctaacttccttcatactggacatgGAGACATAGAAATAGTATCCACAAATTCATCTGTCTGGGGAAATAGATTTACAAAATCCCAAAGCTTCCTACAACAGAAAATGTTACATAGAACATACCATTGGGATATAATAACTGAATTGCACTTCTATTCAAGGTGTATTGCATTGAACAGTAAACATTCACAATTGAACAGTAAACATTCAACATCAATACATAAAATACACTAACTACTAGTGCACTGTGTTTAAATCAATAAACATAAGAAAGCAAAACAGGTAGTGTATTCATTCAGATTTTCAACAATACAAAAGATCAAGATACAATCATGGCTAATTAACTTTCAAGTGTCTTAGTGGTCACCTAGCAACCTTTTCTCTTGTGTGGCTCCGTCCAGACTACCCCCTAAACTCTGCCCACTCTCAAACCCCAGGTTCATCTTGTTCTGTCTCAGTGGGTCCATCTCAGTATCCACGCGACCAGACCacccagaggagtggagggtgGCGGGGTTCGCTGCTGACGTAGTGTGATGAGTGCGCCCCTTGGAGCCGCCACATCTCACTCTTGTGTAAAGCAGATAGAACACCTCAATCACATTCAGAGCCAGAGACACACAGGCCACCACCAGCATGAAGATGATGAAGATGGTCTTCTCTGTGGGACGAGACATGTAGCATTCTACAGTATAGGGACAGGGAGATTTGGAGCAAGGGAACATGGGAACCATGACAAACCCATACAGGTAGTACTGGCCAACAATAAAAGCGATCTCTAGAATGATCTTAAAGAATAGCTGGGTCATGTAACTGCCCAACAAATCTCCCCTAATTCTGACCTTCCCTGCTTCATCTGTGTATTTGGGCTTCTTCAACGTGCCATTATCTTCTTGGCTGTGCAGTATGACTCTCAGCTTGTTCTCCTGGCTGATGACATGCATGGCATGGCCCAGGTACAGAAGAGTTGGAGTGGAGATGAAGATGATCTGCATGACCCAGAAACGGATGTGTGATATGGGGAAGATCCAGTCGTAGCAGACATTTTCACAACCAGGTTGTTGCGTATTGCATATGAAACCAGATTGTTCATCGCCCCACACGCTCTCCGCTCCAGCACCCAGAACCATGATtctgaacaggaacaggacactcATCCATATCTTTCCAATGACCGTTGAGTGGGACTGCACCTTGTCCAGTAACGTGGAAAGAAAACCCCAGTCTCCCATGTTTGCTGATGTTCAATGGCTTTCTGAAGAGGAGAAGAAAATAACCAGTTAATTAATTTGACAGGAGAAGGCCCATCTTATTAATGAGTCAGGTTGTCAATGTTTTCCACTTCTCTTGTTATCCTTAATCATTCATTTGATTTTTGGGGCATGCACACAATGGCATCAAGACCAAGTTCCTAAAACTGATATCCCTctatcattatatatatatatatatatattacaacatTGTATGTAATAACCCTTCTGTATTGAAAGATAACCCTCATTCAAAAACAAACTTAAAATGTAAGCTGTTAGTCACATAATGAAAAGCAACAAAAACGCACATGACAGGCTAGATCATAGTTCATGTCTAGTATGTATTGATTATGAGGAAAAGTTGATGTATGCCTTATTTACTATTAATAATATGTTCAGATTTTATGATATTGCATGGTAATCAGTACACCCCAAACACCTTACGTACTGAACAGTCTACCACTATCATAActtaaataaaaatgaattagATCCAAAAGAATTACAGAACAAACTACTACTTGTTTTTCTTAAAAATGACTCAAAGGATAGGAAAATGTGAAGTGAAAAAAGTTGCCACCCTACCTGGTCCTGACTCTATGGAGAAT harbors:
- the LOC110522204 gene encoding gap junction Cx32.2 protein-like; protein product: MGEWGFLSSLLDKVQSHFTVIGKVWMTVLFIFRIMVLGAGAEKVWGDEQSNMICNTKQPGCKNVCYDHAFPISHIRFWVLQIIFVSTPTLVYLGHVMHVIHKENKLRQWLSQAGNEMGKMPKYSDEKGHVKIKGELLASYTVNIFFRILLEIAFIVGQYYLYGFILDPKIECSRAPCPFTVECFMSRPTEKTIFIIFMLVVACVSLLLNVVEIFYLICSKCGSGSRRRAQEVPAIAMHSYLDGGSTA
- the gja13.2 gene encoding connexin 32.3; protein product: MGDWGFLSTLLDKVQSHSTVIGKIWMSVLFLFRIMVLGAGAESVWGDEQSGFICNTQQPGCENVCYDWIFPISHIRFWVMQIIFISTPTLLYLGHAMHVISQENKLRVILHSQEDNGTLKKPKYTDEAGKVRIRGDLLGSYMTQLFFKIILEIAFIVGQYYLYGFVMVPMFPCSKSPCPYTVECYMSRPTEKTIFIIFMLVVACVSLALNVIEVFYLLYTRVRCGGSKGRTHHTTSAANPATLHSSGWSGRVDTEMDPLRQNKMNLGFESGQSLGGSLDGATQEKRLLGDH